One segment of Corynebacterium caspium DSM 44850 DNA contains the following:
- the rlmB gene encoding 23S rRNA (guanosine(2251)-2'-O)-methyltransferase RlmB: MAGNDKRRGAVRKSAKKGPTKGTGGKGRKSLQGKGPTPKAEERVYHTAYKRKEERERRERGRHTREMPDLVVGRNPVIECLHAHVPAAQLFVALGTAHDDRLSEAVTMATTRAIPVIEVPRAELDKMTGNGMHQGVGLQIPPYKYVDHHQLITNAKDSGRPGLIVVLDNITDPRNLGAVIRSAAAFGGHGVVIPERRSASVTGVAWRTSAGTAARLPVARATNLTRALHDFQKAGYQVVGLEAGGTHTLDTYTGGAEDVVIVVGSEGKGISRLVRDTCDVLMSVPMEGWVESLNASVAAGVVLSEFARQRRAVGIKPSTKPR, from the coding sequence ATGGCAGGTAATGACAAGCGGCGCGGAGCCGTGCGCAAGAGTGCGAAGAAGGGCCCTACCAAGGGTACCGGTGGCAAGGGCAGAAAATCTCTACAGGGAAAAGGCCCAACTCCCAAGGCAGAAGAGCGGGTTTATCACACCGCCTATAAGCGTAAAGAAGAAAGAGAACGCCGGGAGCGCGGCCGGCACACCCGCGAAATGCCAGACCTCGTAGTAGGACGCAATCCGGTAATCGAATGCTTGCACGCCCATGTGCCCGCAGCCCAACTATTTGTGGCCCTAGGCACCGCCCACGATGATCGCCTCAGTGAAGCCGTAACCATGGCTACCACACGTGCGATTCCCGTAATTGAAGTACCGCGGGCCGAATTAGACAAAATGACTGGCAACGGGATGCACCAAGGCGTTGGCCTGCAAATCCCGCCCTATAAATATGTCGATCACCACCAGTTGATCACTAATGCTAAAGATTCCGGGCGCCCCGGCTTGATCGTGGTACTAGATAACATCACTGATCCGCGTAACCTCGGCGCGGTAATTCGTTCCGCAGCTGCCTTTGGCGGACACGGAGTAGTTATTCCGGAACGTCGTTCTGCCTCAGTAACTGGCGTAGCCTGGCGCACCTCAGCTGGCACCGCAGCCCGACTCCCCGTGGCTCGCGCAACTAACCTCACCCGAGCACTACACGACTTCCAAAAAGCCGGCTACCAAGTAGTAGGCCTAGAAGCAGGGGGCACCCACACCCTAGATACCTACACCGGGGGTGCCGAAGACGTAGTCATCGTAGTGGGATCCGAAGGCAAAGGTATTTCTCGTCTAGTACGTGATACCTGCGATGTCCTCATGAGCGTGCCCATGGAAGGCTGGGTGGAATCCCTAAATGCTTCCGTCGCAGCCGGAGTAGTGCTAAGCGAATTTGCGCGCCAACGCCGCGCAGTGGGGATTAAACCCTCAACCAAGCCGCGCTAA
- a CDS encoding LacI family DNA-binding transcriptional regulator: MRSRPTLEDIATAVGVSRTSVSNAYNHPEQLSPGLRRKIFTAAAELGYSGPDPKARSLRTQKAGAIGVVLTEHLSYAFEDAASVDFLAGMAEASYGTELALTLIPVGPETPGVDQSARVQRAVVDGFVVYSVAEGDPHLAAALNSGTPLVVCGQPGTTTGAPFVGIDDRTAIKPAAEALIAAGHTDIGILSIRLRSDTPFTGFVNSADLDRAQLHIQRDRIRGALDVFHQAGIHNLPIVASHINDAKSAHNAAAMLLDNHPELTAVLCTTDSMAFGVISVAKERGLSIPEDLSLTGFDGIARALNYGLTTVIQPNKRKGAAAGKLLQQLLDNPLSKIPARTILPTYFAPGTSITSPRIS, translated from the coding sequence ATGAGATCTCGCCCCACCTTGGAAGACATCGCCACCGCGGTGGGGGTATCGCGCACCTCGGTATCTAATGCCTATAACCACCCCGAGCAGCTTTCCCCAGGGTTACGTCGCAAGATCTTCACTGCCGCGGCCGAACTTGGCTACTCTGGGCCAGACCCCAAAGCCCGCTCCCTACGCACCCAAAAAGCCGGCGCCATCGGGGTAGTGCTCACCGAACACCTCTCCTATGCCTTCGAAGATGCTGCCTCCGTAGATTTCCTAGCCGGCATGGCCGAAGCCTCCTACGGGACAGAATTGGCCCTCACTTTGATCCCAGTAGGCCCAGAAACCCCAGGAGTAGACCAATCTGCCCGCGTGCAAAGAGCCGTAGTAGATGGCTTTGTGGTGTACTCCGTAGCCGAAGGCGACCCCCACCTAGCAGCTGCCTTAAACTCCGGAACCCCGCTAGTGGTATGCGGCCAACCCGGCACCACCACCGGGGCCCCTTTTGTGGGAATAGATGATCGCACAGCTATAAAACCAGCCGCCGAGGCCCTTATTGCCGCAGGTCACACCGATATTGGTATTCTTTCTATCCGGTTGCGCTCCGATACCCCATTTACCGGATTCGTAAATTCCGCAGATCTAGACCGAGCACAATTACATATCCAACGCGACCGCATCCGCGGGGCCTTAGATGTCTTCCACCAGGCAGGTATCCACAACCTGCCCATCGTGGCCAGCCATATTAACGATGCCAAATCCGCCCATAATGCAGCTGCGATGCTCCTAGACAACCACCCCGAACTCACCGCCGTTTTATGCACCACTGATTCCATGGCTTTTGGCGTAATCAGCGTGGCTAAAGAACGCGGCTTATCAATACCAGAAGATCTTTCCCTGACCGGATTCGATGGCATTGCCCGCGCCCTCAACTACGGTTTAACCACGGTAATCCAACCCAATAAACGAAAAGGAGCCGCTGCCGGAAAACTCCTGCAACAACTCCTAGATAACCCCTTAAGCAAGATTCCGGCGCGAACTATTTTGCCCACTTATTTCGCGCCGGGAACCTCAATTACAAGTCCGCGAATTTCCTAG
- the otsB gene encoding trehalose-phosphatase: MTNSPSPADIAALANIPHLLVVADFDGTLAGFSDHDPMDPPVHRPSITALQEMATLPNTRVGVLSGRSLAQLDVVCPLVPPVFRVGSHGAEPDGHYAELTEAQREALAAAEAQLAPVVERYPGSFVETKPYQRVFHFARITTAYASTAREEAEAIEIPGAERHTGRRVVEFSVSNATKGSWLTEELNRSHPDAAIFLGDDTTDETGFEALRDFNNPHYVGLKVGGGETAAPYRVADINAVGEFLTALLAARRDALAAD, from the coding sequence ATGACGAATTCCCCTTCTCCCGCTGATATTGCCGCCCTAGCAAATATTCCGCATCTGCTAGTAGTAGCTGATTTCGATGGCACCCTCGCAGGTTTTTCGGACCACGATCCCATGGATCCTCCCGTACACCGGCCTTCAATTACCGCACTCCAAGAAATGGCAACACTGCCTAATACCCGCGTCGGCGTATTAAGTGGGCGCAGTTTGGCCCAACTTGATGTGGTGTGCCCCTTAGTTCCGCCCGTATTTCGAGTGGGATCCCACGGAGCTGAACCAGATGGTCACTATGCCGAGCTCACCGAGGCCCAACGCGAAGCCCTAGCCGCCGCTGAAGCACAACTTGCCCCAGTAGTGGAACGCTATCCTGGTTCCTTCGTAGAAACCAAGCCCTACCAGCGAGTATTCCATTTTGCTCGCATTACTACTGCCTATGCCAGTACGGCGCGTGAAGAAGCAGAAGCTATCGAAATCCCCGGCGCAGAACGTCATACCGGACGTCGGGTAGTGGAATTTTCAGTATCTAATGCCACCAAAGGCAGCTGGCTAACCGAGGAGTTAAACCGCAGCCACCCCGATGCCGCCATCTTCCTTGGCGATGACACCACCGATGAAACCGGTTTTGAAGCCTTGCGCGACTTTAATAACCCACACTATGTGGGTCTAAAAGTGGGCGGTGGAGAAACCGCTGCACCTTATCGCGTGGCCGATATTAATGCCGTGGGAGAATTCCTCACCGCCCTACTAGCTGCTCGCCGCGACGCCCTAGCGGCCGACTAG
- a CDS encoding NAD(P)-dependent malic enzyme translates to MSYAERALELHRKFGGKLETTLRDKDIDLDKLTSYYSPGVGAVSLEIANNPALLREYTWVNNLVAVISDGSAVLGLGNVGPEAAIPVMEGKGLLFKHFAHIDAVPIVLDVHTADEIVASVRAIAKSFGAINLEDIAAPLCFEVERRLKETLRIPVFHDDQHGTAVVALAGLINATKITNRKLDDSRIVLIGAGAAGTAIANLLRLYSQAEVIVLDSRGVIGPHRTDLNKYKKPLANYHSSKARTLSEALVGADAVIGISQPGLIKPEHIKSMAADPIIFALANPIPEIMPEEALAAGAAVVATGRSDYPNQVNNAIVFPGLFRGALDNHIREITEEHKIAAAEAVAATVKNPSPNEIIPSVFQPGLVEAIAKVVH, encoded by the coding sequence ATGTCTTATGCAGAACGCGCCCTGGAATTACACCGCAAATTTGGTGGCAAACTTGAAACCACTTTGCGAGATAAAGATATTGATTTAGATAAACTCACTTCTTATTATTCTCCCGGAGTTGGAGCAGTTAGTTTAGAAATAGCTAATAATCCAGCTTTACTGCGGGAATATACCTGGGTAAATAACTTGGTAGCAGTAATTAGTGATGGCTCAGCAGTGCTGGGATTAGGAAATGTCGGCCCAGAAGCTGCCATCCCCGTGATGGAAGGCAAGGGGCTATTATTTAAACATTTTGCCCATATTGATGCCGTCCCGATAGTCCTAGATGTACATACTGCTGATGAAATAGTGGCCAGCGTGCGGGCTATCGCAAAGAGCTTTGGGGCAATTAATCTAGAAGATATTGCTGCTCCACTGTGCTTTGAAGTGGAACGCCGCCTCAAAGAAACTTTGCGAATCCCAGTTTTCCACGATGATCAGCATGGAACTGCTGTCGTCGCATTGGCCGGTTTGATTAATGCCACTAAAATTACTAACCGGAAATTAGATGATTCCCGCATTGTATTAATCGGGGCCGGTGCAGCAGGTACTGCTATTGCTAATTTATTGCGCTTATATAGCCAAGCTGAGGTAATTGTTTTGGATTCCCGCGGTGTTATTGGGCCGCATCGTACGGATTTAAATAAGTACAAAAAACCTTTGGCGAATTATCATTCTTCCAAGGCTCGCACGCTCTCAGAAGCTTTAGTAGGTGCTGATGCGGTGATTGGGATTTCTCAACCAGGCCTTATTAAACCTGAACATATTAAGTCTATGGCGGCTGATCCAATTATATTTGCGCTGGCTAATCCGATCCCGGAAATCATGCCCGAGGAGGCCCTGGCAGCCGGGGCCGCTGTGGTGGCCACTGGACGCAGTGACTACCCCAACCAGGTAAATAATGCGATTGTTTTCCCCGGTTTATTCCGTGGAGCTCTAGATAATCATATCCGTGAAATTACTGAAGAGCATAAAATCGCCGCCGCGGAAGCAGTAGCTGCTACGGTTAAGAATCCTAGCCCGAACGAAATCATTCCGAGCGTTTTCCAGCCTGGCCTAGTAGAAGCTATTGCGAAAGTAGTGCATTAA
- a CDS encoding alpha,alpha-trehalose-phosphate synthase (UDP-forming) — translation MTTADQDFRNNKFVVVANRLPVDLTTAPDGTITALPSPGGLVTALAPVLESHQGCWVGWPGMVDQDFEPFRTEKNVLLYPVSLSQCEYEEFYEGFSNATLWPLYHNLIVTPVYKREWWARYREVNLRFAEAVAEVAAQNALVWVQDYQLQLVPGILRQLRPDLTIGFFNHIPFPNPDLFRQLPWREEIIRGLLGADLLGFHLKSDADHFLELASRVNFQGSQIGQPDSLKVVGTSSIREVTAWVEVPGDRKVGVAAFPISIDTNSVVQPSEASIAKLRAELGDPSFLLLGVDRMDYTKGILHRLRAFEELLRDDALPENTVLLQFATPSRERIDHYQHTRAAVEQAVGRINGSYGRPGHPVVEYYHRSLLKEELAAYYAAADVMLVTPLKDGMNLVAKEYIAYHPAGHGALVLSEFAGAAYELEQAYICNPFDLESLKRQMRQAVLDLKFHPEASQARINAMYNQVQNHNVDLWASSFVTALGVEDF, via the coding sequence ATGACAACCGCAGACCAGGACTTTCGCAATAATAAATTTGTTGTTGTAGCGAATCGGCTACCGGTGGATTTAACTACGGCTCCCGATGGCACCATAACCGCTTTGCCCAGCCCAGGAGGTTTAGTTACCGCTTTAGCTCCCGTCCTGGAAAGCCATCAAGGCTGCTGGGTGGGCTGGCCGGGCATGGTAGACCAAGATTTTGAGCCTTTTCGCACGGAAAAAAATGTGCTGCTCTATCCGGTATCTCTTTCCCAATGTGAATATGAAGAGTTTTATGAAGGCTTTTCAAATGCCACATTATGGCCGCTTTATCACAATTTAATAGTTACTCCCGTCTATAAGCGCGAGTGGTGGGCAAGATATCGCGAGGTCAACTTGCGTTTTGCGGAAGCCGTAGCTGAGGTAGCCGCCCAAAATGCCTTGGTGTGGGTACAGGATTACCAGCTGCAGTTAGTGCCGGGAATATTGCGCCAACTGCGCCCCGATTTAACCATCGGTTTCTTTAATCACATCCCCTTTCCTAATCCGGATCTTTTCCGCCAATTGCCGTGGCGAGAAGAAATTATTCGCGGACTTTTAGGCGCTGATTTGCTGGGATTCCACCTGAAATCAGATGCTGATCACTTCCTAGAATTAGCCAGCAGGGTTAATTTCCAAGGCTCGCAGATCGGGCAGCCAGATTCCCTCAAAGTTGTGGGAACCTCCAGTATTCGCGAGGTCACCGCCTGGGTGGAAGTACCCGGGGATAGGAAGGTCGGGGTAGCTGCCTTCCCGATTTCCATCGATACTAATTCCGTAGTTCAGCCTTCCGAAGCCTCTATTGCCAAACTTCGCGCAGAATTAGGGGATCCCAGCTTCTTGCTCTTAGGGGTGGATCGGATGGATTACACCAAAGGGATTTTGCATCGACTGCGCGCCTTCGAAGAACTACTACGCGATGACGCTTTGCCAGAAAATACTGTCTTATTGCAATTTGCCACCCCCTCCCGGGAACGCATCGACCACTACCAACACACCCGGGCCGCAGTGGAACAAGCAGTGGGCCGCATAAATGGCAGCTACGGGCGCCCCGGCCACCCCGTGGTGGAGTACTATCACCGCTCCCTACTCAAAGAAGAGTTAGCCGCCTACTATGCCGCCGCCGATGTCATGCTGGTAACCCCACTTAAAGACGGCATGAACCTAGTGGCTAAGGAATATATCGCTTATCATCCCGCAGGCCATGGCGCCTTAGTGCTCTCAGAATTTGCCGGTGCGGCCTATGAATTAGAGCAGGCCTATATCTGCAATCCCTTTGATTTAGAGTCACTTAAACGACAAATGCGCCAAGCAGTTTTAGACCTCAAATTTCATCCTGAAGCCTCTCAAGCCCGGATAAATGCCATGTATAACCAGGTACAAAACCATAATGTGGATCTTTGGGCAAGTTCCTTTGTTACCGCTTTAGGCGTGGAAGATTTCTAA
- the thrE gene encoding threonine/serine exporter ThrE, whose translation MAPLWDRFRAWRRNPEYAATIDAVNVAPPPSPLAPVDLTDDEQVAAVMDIAARVGDILLSSGTSNQDTKTQIKAITSAYGLLWCHVDITLNNIILYATSSASRRRPLTVFRVVHGLGIDFSRLAAVDRLVRSIQAGDTPPLMAERILNNIETQRPPYRGRIALWGWGLLGGAVAMMLGGTWVVGAIAFFTCMLIMGVNIFLSRNGLPYFYQAVLGGFIATVPAAIAYSMAASAGWELKPSQITASGIVALLAGLTLVQSLQDGITGSPVTASAHFFETLLFTGAIVGGVGIGLQVAEALGITLPPMEASAPPNFASISVRVLFGAVATMGFAIACYAEKSGIIVAGATGIFGGSMYYLMVVQLGTGYVLGSAIAAVGIGFAGGMIARRFQVPPLITAVSGITPLLPGYSVYRAMNSLLNDQILIGFTNIATALAVACALAAGVVLGEWVARRLRRPHVFIPYRKLLINGRRASMSGALRQARMRALKNKGDIKPTDGVH comes from the coding sequence GTGGCACCCCTTTGGGATCGTTTTCGCGCTTGGCGACGCAACCCGGAATATGCAGCAACTATCGATGCCGTTAATGTCGCCCCGCCACCCTCGCCGCTAGCCCCGGTAGATCTCACAGATGATGAACAAGTAGCCGCAGTAATGGATATTGCGGCGCGCGTCGGCGATATTTTGCTTTCTTCGGGCACCTCTAATCAAGATACGAAAACCCAGATTAAGGCCATTACTTCAGCCTATGGCCTGCTGTGGTGCCATGTGGATATCACTTTAAATAACATCATTCTTTATGCTACCTCTAGTGCCAGCAGGCGCCGCCCACTCACAGTTTTTCGGGTAGTCCACGGTTTAGGCATTGATTTCTCCAGATTAGCGGCCGTGGACCGCTTGGTGCGTTCCATCCAAGCTGGAGATACTCCCCCACTAATGGCTGAACGGATCCTCAATAATATTGAGACGCAACGCCCCCCATATCGAGGCCGTATCGCCTTATGGGGTTGGGGCCTTTTAGGAGGCGCAGTGGCAATGATGCTCGGCGGCACCTGGGTAGTCGGGGCGATTGCCTTTTTCACCTGCATGCTCATTATGGGAGTAAATATTTTTCTCTCCCGCAATGGGTTGCCCTATTTTTACCAAGCAGTACTAGGTGGTTTTATAGCCACAGTTCCTGCAGCTATCGCCTATTCCATGGCAGCTAGTGCCGGGTGGGAATTAAAACCCAGCCAAATTACGGCCTCTGGAATTGTGGCCCTACTTGCCGGGCTCACCTTGGTGCAATCCCTCCAAGATGGCATTACTGGTTCCCCGGTTACTGCCAGTGCGCACTTTTTTGAAACCCTGCTATTTACCGGGGCTATCGTCGGCGGGGTAGGTATTGGGCTCCAAGTAGCTGAAGCCTTAGGGATTACCCTGCCGCCGATGGAAGCCTCTGCTCCCCCTAATTTCGCCTCAATTTCAGTGCGCGTGCTCTTTGGGGCGGTGGCAACTATGGGCTTTGCAATAGCTTGCTATGCCGAAAAATCGGGCATTATTGTGGCCGGGGCCACCGGCATTTTTGGGGGCTCGATGTACTACTTGATGGTGGTGCAATTGGGAACCGGATATGTTTTAGGCTCCGCTATTGCAGCAGTTGGTATTGGCTTTGCCGGGGGCATGATTGCCCGCCGTTTCCAAGTTCCACCCCTAATTACCGCAGTCTCTGGCATTACCCCTTTACTCCCTGGCTATTCGGTATACCGGGCAATGAATTCCCTGCTCAATGACCAAATCTTGATTGGCTTTACCAATATTGCCACCGCCCTAGCTGTGGCCTGTGCCCTCGCTGCTGGAGTAGTGCTCGGAGAATGGGTAGCACGGCGTTTAAGGCGTCCACATGTATTTATTCCATACCGTAAATTACTAATTAATGGGCGTCGGGCCAGCATGTCTGGAGCTTTAAGACAAGCAAGAATGCGAGCTTTAAAGAATAAAGGCGACATAAAGCCAACTGATGGAGTACACTGA
- a CDS encoding MFS transporter, producing MNQVNIQYSHASPLKRWVFLAIISLGLLLLGLDNSILYTALPELDRQLNTTGIQELWIINAYPLLMSGLLLGTGTLGDKVGHRLMFLVGLALFTLASLAAAFAPTAWILVAARAFLGIGAATMMPATLALIRQTFRQEREFNLAIGIWGSVATIGAAAGPLVGGFLLEHFWWGSIFLINVPIGIFALIATIFVAPVNMADPSRKWDALSSFYALFTLIGAVMIIKAAASPELPNSVLLSSIFLLLLFGTLFAWRQRRSENPLLDIEIFKDPIFSGGVLAAGGAMMVMLGTELMTSQRFQLASGFSPLETGSLVAISALSAIPASIIGGAILHRVGFRTLITGGFLISAAGVILLALTLLPGHEISKFSMLAMAVLGAGAGFIMSVSSTAIMGSAPLSKAGMASGIEEVSYEIGHLLTVAITGSLLPLFYIQAGGTAEKYGSHLVEPQIFDTAYSNILWVLTGCALLFAALTAWCFRGNPRSGSYASV from the coding sequence CTGAACCAAGTGAATATCCAATACTCCCATGCATCACCCTTAAAAAGATGGGTATTTCTCGCCATAATCAGTCTTGGCCTCCTACTTTTAGGCCTAGATAATTCCATTCTTTATACGGCTCTTCCAGAGTTGGATCGACAGCTAAATACCACCGGAATACAAGAGCTGTGGATCATCAATGCCTACCCCTTGCTAATGTCTGGGCTCCTTCTTGGCACCGGCACCTTAGGCGATAAGGTAGGCCATCGGCTGATGTTTTTAGTGGGATTAGCGCTATTTACTCTGGCCTCTTTAGCAGCAGCTTTTGCCCCAACTGCCTGGATATTAGTGGCTGCGCGCGCCTTCCTAGGAATAGGAGCAGCCACTATGATGCCGGCCACCTTGGCCTTAATCCGACAAACTTTTCGCCAAGAGCGAGAATTTAACCTAGCTATTGGCATTTGGGGATCAGTTGCAACCATTGGGGCTGCTGCCGGACCCCTCGTGGGAGGCTTTTTATTGGAACATTTCTGGTGGGGTTCCATCTTCTTAATCAATGTGCCCATTGGCATCTTTGCGCTCATTGCCACCATATTTGTAGCCCCAGTAAATATGGCCGACCCCAGCCGCAAATGGGATGCACTCTCCTCGTTTTATGCCCTTTTCACCCTCATTGGGGCGGTAATGATAATCAAAGCGGCAGCTTCTCCAGAATTGCCCAATTCAGTACTGCTGAGCTCAATATTTTTGCTCCTGCTTTTTGGCACGCTTTTTGCCTGGCGCCAACGACGCTCCGAAAATCCGCTTTTAGATATCGAAATATTCAAGGACCCCATCTTTAGCGGCGGCGTCCTTGCTGCTGGTGGCGCCATGATGGTCATGTTGGGAACCGAACTTATGACTAGCCAACGCTTCCAACTAGCTTCCGGATTTAGCCCCCTGGAAACTGGCAGTTTGGTAGCTATATCTGCCCTCAGCGCTATTCCGGCTTCAATTATTGGGGGCGCAATCTTGCATCGCGTAGGTTTTCGCACCTTGATTACCGGGGGCTTTTTGATCTCCGCTGCCGGAGTCATATTGCTGGCACTAACCCTTTTGCCCGGTCATGAGATCTCTAAATTTTCCATGCTAGCCATGGCTGTGCTCGGCGCGGGGGCCGGCTTTATTATGTCAGTTTCCTCTACCGCCATCATGGGTTCAGCCCCCTTATCCAAAGCGGGCATGGCCTCTGGCATTGAAGAAGTTTCTTATGAAATTGGCCACCTATTGACTGTGGCTATCACTGGATCTCTGCTCCCGCTATTTTATATTCAAGCCGGAGGTACCGCGGAAAAATATGGCTCCCACCTGGTGGAGCCGCAAATTTTTGATACCGCATATAGCAATATTTTATGGGTACTCACCGGCTGTGCGCTGCTCTTCGCTGCCCTAACTGCCTGGTGTTTCCGTGGGAATCCCCGATCTGGAAGCTATGCCTCAGTATAA
- a CDS encoding pyruvate dehydrogenase, whose product MAKTYAQVLIEMLERQGVKRIYGVVGDSLNPITDALRNSSIEWVHVRNEEAAAFAAGAESLITGELGVCAASCGPGNTHLVQGLYDAKRNHAKVLAIASHIPSAQIGSNYFQETHPEKLFAECADYCEMANSAEQAEIITHHAIQSAEANNSVSVLVIPGDISNEPVKDEVFSHSVVAKGTPVLCPDPNQAAALAEAINKANTVTLFCGAGARYAREEVLALAEKIKSPIGHAFGGKMYIQYDNPFDVGMSGLLGYGACNNAMQEADLLILVGTDFPYNDFLPKKNVAQIDINGAAIGRHTVIKYPVVGDTAAVIQTILPLVEEKKDATFLNKKLKEHAKLLEGVVEAYAKDAEDKTPIHPEFAATVIDELAAEDAVFTVDTGMCNVWAARYITPNGKREEIGSFRHGTMANALPQAIGVQAAQPGRQVISFSGDGGLGMLMGELLTVKMHNLPVKIMVFNNSSLGMVKLEMLVAGMPEFETDHEHVNYADVARAIGIKAIRVEDPAQLREKVAEALAYPGPVLVDIVTDPNALSIPPEITWSMMLGFSKAATRIVLGGGIGRMVEMARSNLRNIPTSPSQF is encoded by the coding sequence ATGGCAAAAACTTATGCCCAGGTATTAATCGAAATGTTAGAAAGGCAAGGCGTTAAGCGCATTTACGGAGTGGTAGGCGATAGCCTCAACCCCATTACCGATGCCCTGCGCAACTCCTCCATTGAATGGGTGCACGTCCGCAATGAGGAAGCTGCAGCTTTTGCAGCCGGTGCGGAATCCCTAATCACCGGAGAACTTGGGGTATGTGCGGCCTCTTGCGGCCCCGGCAATACCCACTTAGTGCAGGGCCTTTATGATGCCAAGCGCAACCACGCGAAGGTCTTAGCGATTGCCAGCCATATTCCTTCCGCACAAATTGGCTCAAATTATTTCCAGGAAACCCACCCGGAAAAGCTCTTTGCAGAATGCGCTGATTACTGTGAGATGGCTAATTCAGCAGAGCAAGCTGAAATCATTACCCACCACGCTATTCAGTCTGCGGAAGCCAATAACAGTGTTTCAGTGCTGGTAATTCCGGGCGATATTTCTAATGAGCCAGTAAAAGATGAGGTCTTTAGCCATTCTGTAGTTGCTAAAGGGACACCGGTTTTGTGCCCGGATCCCAACCAAGCAGCTGCCCTGGCAGAGGCCATTAATAAAGCCAATACCGTAACTTTATTCTGTGGTGCCGGGGCTCGTTATGCCCGCGAAGAAGTGCTGGCTTTAGCTGAAAAGATTAAGTCCCCCATAGGACATGCCTTTGGTGGCAAAATGTATATCCAGTATGACAACCCCTTTGATGTGGGCATGTCTGGTCTTTTGGGTTATGGCGCTTGTAATAACGCCATGCAAGAAGCAGACCTACTAATTCTTGTAGGTACAGATTTCCCCTATAACGATTTCTTGCCTAAGAAGAATGTGGCCCAGATTGACATAAATGGGGCCGCTATTGGACGCCACACTGTCATTAAGTATCCGGTAGTTGGGGATACTGCTGCAGTTATTCAAACTATTTTGCCGCTGGTAGAGGAAAAGAAGGATGCCACCTTCCTCAATAAGAAGCTAAAAGAACATGCCAAGCTCTTGGAGGGCGTGGTAGAGGCCTATGCCAAAGACGCAGAAGATAAGACCCCTATTCACCCAGAATTCGCCGCTACTGTAATCGATGAATTAGCTGCGGAAGATGCTGTCTTCACCGTAGATACCGGAATGTGTAATGTGTGGGCCGCCCGCTATATCACCCCTAATGGTAAGCGTGAGGAAATTGGTTCCTTCCGCCATGGCACTATGGCAAATGCGCTCCCGCAGGCCATCGGGGTGCAGGCGGCACAGCCAGGACGTCAGGTAATTAGCTTCAGTGGCGATGGCGGTTTGGGAATGCTTATGGGTGAGCTACTCACCGTTAAGATGCACAACCTGCCAGTAAAGATCATGGTTTTCAATAACTCTTCCCTGGGCATGGTGAAGCTGGAGATGCTAGTAGCTGGGATGCCGGAGTTTGAAACAGATCATGAGCATGTGAATTATGCCGATGTTGCGCGTGCTATTGGTATTAAGGCCATCCGGGTAGAAGATCCAGCACAGTTGCGTGAAAAGGTTGCAGAGGCGCTGGCTTATCCGGGGCCGGTGCTCGTGGATATAGTTACTGACCCCAATGCGCTTTCGATTCCTCCAGAAATCACTTGGAGCATGATGTTGGGATTCAGTAAGGCTGCTACTCGTATCGTTTTGGGTGGCGGTATTGGACGTATGGTGGAAATGGCGCGTTCTAACCTGCGTAATATTCCCACCAGCCCGAGCCAGTTTTAG